In the Carassius gibelio isolate Cgi1373 ecotype wild population from Czech Republic chromosome A2, carGib1.2-hapl.c, whole genome shotgun sequence genome, one interval contains:
- the sharpin gene encoding ranBP-type and C3HC4-type zinc finger-containing protein 1 isoform X1, with product MAVSSGCSTVLMSVRVSVRPLSVGSDSLRLQLSMNPNRAGLFTLTLRHTDRGGRSVSLAEFDLRSVKYEVKTARCHEMRLSKPPHDCLTFTFRSEQEAQEWATVMMSSLRESHRVANISHPSNDGEQKTKCGERNASVLSLSMKEELCLELSRAIEAGDAHAAVHYATDLAKQQITLSIQPAPRDTDHTEISLAVVIEDASSSCCVTVKVVPHVTVASLKQQMFVEYGFHPRVQRWVIAQCLCSDGRSLASYGIYRDGDTAFLYLLSARHCLGQQQENGVSMPLNTTLGPTPAPSGPVSHDWRGYSTLPPRLSHSSTAGSSGCGPEKPSVSDIINLEMLQLGGSKLKSSNTQSGWSCPSCTFINKSTRPGCEICSTDRPNPPDHSGVQQEKARRLNQ from the exons ATGGCTGTGAGCTCGGGCTGCAGTACGGTGCTGATGTCGGTGCGGGTGTCGGTTCGGCCGCTGTCTGTGGGCTCGGACTCACTGCGACTGCAGCTCAGCATGAACCCGAACCGCGCGGGACTCTTCACGCTCACACTCCGACACACCGACCGCGGAGGACGCAGCGtg TCTCTGGCAGAGTTCGATCTGCGCTCAGTCAAGTACGAGGTCAAAACGGCTCGATGTCACGAAATGCGTCTCAGCAAGCCGCCCCACGACTGCCTCACGTTCACCTTCCGCAGCGAGCAGGAGGCGCAGGAGTGGGCCACCGTCATGATGTCATCGCTCCGAGAGTCtcacagag TTGCCAACATTTCTCATCCTTCAAATGATGGAGAGCAGAAAACGAAGTGTGGCGAGAGAAACGCATCAGTCTTGTCACTGTCAATGAAAG AGGAGCTGTGTCTGGAGCTGTCTCGAGCGATCGAGGCTGGAGATGCTCACGCCGCTGTGCACTACGCCACAGATCTGGCCAAGCAGCAGATCACCCTGAGCATCCAGCCAGCGCCGCGGGACACGGACCACACCGAGATCAG CTTGGCTGTGGTAATAGAAGACGCGTCGTCCTCCTGCTGTGTCACAGTGAAAGTCGTCCCTCACGTGACCGTGGCCTCTCTGAAGCAGCAG ATGTTTGTTGAGTATGGTTTCCACCCCAGGGTGCAGCGCTGGGTCATCGCTCAGTGTCTGTGCTCGGACGGACGCTCTTTAGCGTCGTATGGCATCTACAGAGACGGTGACACTGCGTTCCTCTACCTCCTGTCTGCTCGGCACTGCCTCGGTCAGCAGCAGGAGAACGGTGTGTCCATGCCCCTGAACACCACGCTCGGCCCCACGCCGGCCCCCAGCGGCCCCGTCAGCCACGACTGGAGAGGATACAGCACGCTTCCCCCCCGCCTGAGCCACAGCAGCACAG cagGCAGCAGTGGGTGTGGCCCAGAGAAACCCAGCGTCAGTGACATCATTAACCTTGAAATGTTGCAACTTGGAGGATCCAAACTGAAATCAAGTAACACACAG TCAGGCTGGTCCTGTCCTTCCTGTACGTTCATAAATAAGTCTACGAGACCCGGCTGTGAAATCTGCAGCACAGATCGACCCAATCCTCCCGATCACAGCGGCGTTCAGCAG
- the sharpin gene encoding ranBP-type and C3HC4-type zinc finger-containing protein 1 isoform X2 — translation MAVSSGCSTVLMSVRVSVRPLSVGSDSLRLQLSMNPNRAGLFTLTLRHTDRGGRSVSLAEFDLRSVKYEVKTARCHEMRLSKPPHDCLTFTFRSEQEAQEWATVMMSSLRESHRVANISHPSNDGEQKTKCGERNASVLSLSMKEELCLELSRAIEAGDAHAAVHYATDLAKQQITLSIQPAPRDTDHTEISLAVVIEDASSSCCVTVKVVPHVTVASLKQQMFVEYGFHPRVQRWVIAQCLCSDGRSLASYGIYRDGDTAFLYLLSARHCLGQQQENGVSMPLNTTLGPTPAPSGPVSHDWRGYSTLPPRLSHSSTGSSGCGPEKPSVSDIINLEMLQLGGSKLKSSNTQSGWSCPSCTFINKSTRPGCEICSTDRPNPPDHSGVQQEKARRLNQ, via the exons ATGGCTGTGAGCTCGGGCTGCAGTACGGTGCTGATGTCGGTGCGGGTGTCGGTTCGGCCGCTGTCTGTGGGCTCGGACTCACTGCGACTGCAGCTCAGCATGAACCCGAACCGCGCGGGACTCTTCACGCTCACACTCCGACACACCGACCGCGGAGGACGCAGCGtg TCTCTGGCAGAGTTCGATCTGCGCTCAGTCAAGTACGAGGTCAAAACGGCTCGATGTCACGAAATGCGTCTCAGCAAGCCGCCCCACGACTGCCTCACGTTCACCTTCCGCAGCGAGCAGGAGGCGCAGGAGTGGGCCACCGTCATGATGTCATCGCTCCGAGAGTCtcacagag TTGCCAACATTTCTCATCCTTCAAATGATGGAGAGCAGAAAACGAAGTGTGGCGAGAGAAACGCATCAGTCTTGTCACTGTCAATGAAAG AGGAGCTGTGTCTGGAGCTGTCTCGAGCGATCGAGGCTGGAGATGCTCACGCCGCTGTGCACTACGCCACAGATCTGGCCAAGCAGCAGATCACCCTGAGCATCCAGCCAGCGCCGCGGGACACGGACCACACCGAGATCAG CTTGGCTGTGGTAATAGAAGACGCGTCGTCCTCCTGCTGTGTCACAGTGAAAGTCGTCCCTCACGTGACCGTGGCCTCTCTGAAGCAGCAG ATGTTTGTTGAGTATGGTTTCCACCCCAGGGTGCAGCGCTGGGTCATCGCTCAGTGTCTGTGCTCGGACGGACGCTCTTTAGCGTCGTATGGCATCTACAGAGACGGTGACACTGCGTTCCTCTACCTCCTGTCTGCTCGGCACTGCCTCGGTCAGCAGCAGGAGAACGGTGTGTCCATGCCCCTGAACACCACGCTCGGCCCCACGCCGGCCCCCAGCGGCCCCGTCAGCCACGACTGGAGAGGATACAGCACGCTTCCCCCCCGCCTGAGCCACAGCAGCACAG GCAGCAGTGGGTGTGGCCCAGAGAAACCCAGCGTCAGTGACATCATTAACCTTGAAATGTTGCAACTTGGAGGATCCAAACTGAAATCAAGTAACACACAG TCAGGCTGGTCCTGTCCTTCCTGTACGTTCATAAATAAGTCTACGAGACCCGGCTGTGAAATCTGCAGCACAGATCGACCCAATCCTCCCGATCACAGCGGCGTTCAGCAG
- the LOC128022226 gene encoding gastrula zinc finger protein XlCGF8.2DB encodes MEFVKEESEEIRIPDPWRVKDEDTEKKIDPRPPKEESQEDHDFTRGEKSLSCSETEKNCSERGTQKTRSKSSFSCHQCGKSFSWERHFHSHNRIHTGEISLSCQQCGKSFQRQGHLRIHMRTHTGERPFTCPQCGKSFSHRGNLRCHIRLHTGETPYTCLQCGKSFAQHKQLKRHLQLYCGDVLQCSECGKTFADKINFFNHLRIHPGGRLFNCDHCSKKFILQSHLEMHMKSHADERTYECSLCGKDFKWLCNLKSHQKMHAGVNGCVRASRLKQQQQIHTDEDSSQTQELYSCASCGMSFNTSIFLLAHKKRNCQKKPK; translated from the exons ATGGAGTTTGTTAAAGAAGAAAGTGAAGAAATAAGAATTCCAGACCCATGGAGAGTCAAAGATGAAGATACGGAGAAGAAAATAG ACCCGAGGCCGCCGAAAGAGGAAAGCCAAGAAGACCATGATTTCACAAGAGGAGAAAAATCCCTTAGTTGCTCAGAGACAGAAAAGAATTGCTCGGAAAGAGGAACTCAGAAAACAAGATCTAAGAGTTCTTTCTCTTGCcatcaatgtggaaagagtttctcgTGGGAAAGACACTTTCATAGCCACAACAGAATCCATACAGGAGAGATCTCACTTAGCTGCCAGCAGTGCGGGAAAAGTTTCCAGAGACAAGGACACCTTCGTATCCACATGAGAACGCACACCGGAGAGCGACCGTTCACCTGCcctcagtgtgggaagagtttctcaCACAGAGGAAATCTGCGGTGTCACATACGCCTTCACACGGGAGAGACGCCTTACACCTGTCtccagtgtggaaagagtttcgctCAACACAAACAGCTGAAAAGGCATTTGCAACTTTACTGTGGAGACGTCCTGCAGTGTTCGGAGTGTGGCAAGACGTTTGCAGACAAGATCAACTTCTTCAACCATCTGCGCATTCACCCTGGAGGACGCCTGTTTAACTGCGATCACTGtagtaaaaagtttattttgcagTCTCACTTAGAGATGCACATGAAAAGCCACGCTGACGAGAGAACTTATGAGTGTTCTTTGTGTGGGAAGGATTTTAAATGGCTCTGCAATCTGAAGTCACAccagaaaatgcatgcaggtgTAAATGGCTGTGTGAGAGCGAGCCGCTTGAAACAGCAGCAACAGATCCACACAGACGAGGATTCCTCACAAACACAAGAACTGTACAGCTGCGCTTCATGTGGGATGAGTTTCAACACTTCAATTTTTCTGTTGGCTCATAAAAAAAGGAACTGTCAGAAGAagccaaaataa